The proteins below are encoded in one region of Brassica napus cultivar Da-Ae chromosome A6, Da-Ae, whole genome shotgun sequence:
- the LOC111198934 gene encoding putative nuclease HARBI1, protein MASSSSHNTFDDAFDDTFDDTFDELFDQHFDQAFEDFTIQANQEERRKKRKKRAYIERHREEGHNRLWNDYFSQTPTYPPLLFRRRFRMNKPLFMNIVDRLSNEVQYFRETKDGLGRNSLSPLQKCTAAIRVLAYGSAADTVDEYLRLGETTTRLCVENFVEGIINLFGEEYLRKPTPADLQRLLDIGEYRGFPGMIGSIDCMHWEWKNCPTAWKGQYARGSGKPTIVLEAVASYDLWIWHAFFGPPGTLNDINVLDRSPVFDDIINGQAPKVTFSVNGHQYNMAYYLTDGIYPKWSTFIQSIRIPQGPQAVLFAQHQKAARKDVERAFGVLQARFGIVKNPARSWDKVKIGKIMRACIILHNMIVENERDGYTQFDVRGFQQGEDQGSSHVDLTYSTDIPSNIANMMGVRTRIRDTQKHQQLKDDLVEHIWRRFGGGEDNN, encoded by the coding sequence atggcttcttcttcttctcacaacACTTTCGATGACGCTTTTGATGATACATTTGATGATACATTTGATGAGCTATTTgatcaacattttgatcaaGCATTTGAGGATTTTACCattcaagcaaatcaagaagaacgaagaaaaaaaagaaaaaaacgagctTATATTGAAAGACATCGTGAAGAAGGGCATAATCGTTTATGGAACGATTATTTCAGTCAAACTCCAACGTATCCTCCTTTATTATTCCGACGacgttttagaatgaacaagccattgttcatgAATATTGTGGATCGACTCTCCAACGAAGTTCAATATTTTCGGGAAACAAAAGATGGTCTCGGAAGGAACAGTCTCTctccacttcaaaagtgtaccgccgccattcgtgtcttggcataTGGTTCTGCAGCTGATACcgtcgacgaatacctccggctcGGTGAAACAACAACTCGGTTATGTGTAGAAAATTTTGTGGAAGGAATAATAAATTTGTTCGGCGAAGAATACCTAAGAAAACCAACACcagctgatcttcaacgtctacttgataTTGGAGAGTATCGTGGCTTTCCCGgaatgataggaagcatcgattgtatgcattgggagtggaagaattgtcccaccgcttggaaagggcaatatgctcgtggttcgggtaaaccaacaatcgttttagaggcggttgcttcatatgatctctggatatggcatgcgttttttggacctccaggtacattaaatgatatcaatgttcttgatcgttcaccagtttttgatgacataataaatggtCAAGCTCCGAAAGTCACTTTCTCTGTCAACGGACATCAGTATAatatggcttactatctcaccgatggtatttatccgaaatggtcaacttttatccaatctattcgtATACCACAAGGGCCGcaagcagttttatttgctcagCATCAAAAAGCTGCCCGAAAAGATGTAGAgcgggcttttggagtcttACAAGCTCGCTTTggcattgttaaaaatccagcgaggagttgggataaagtcaaaattgggaagattatgagagcatgtatcatactccataatatgatcgTCGAAAACGAAAGAGACGGTTACACTCAATTTGATGTTCGAGggttccaacaaggagaagaccaaggaagttcacatgttgatctcacgtattctacagatatccctTCAAATATCGcaaatatgatgggtgttcgaacaagAATTCGTGATACACAAAagcatcaacaactgaaagatgatttggttgaacacaTATGGCGTAGATTTGGAGGTGGTGAAGACAACAATTGA
- the LOC111214418 gene encoding glutathione S-transferase T3-like has product MDSNPYRHGSNFVDLLTSQQSVFSLVEETVPEDTPAERKERRMWTPVEDMVLISSWLNTSKDPVVGNEQRSGAFWNRIAAYFAASPKIAATEHRESTHCKQRWHKINDQVNKFCRAFEAATRQKTSGQNENDVLNRAHEIFFTNHRKKFILEHAWKELRNDQKWCATVTSKNEGSGKRRKLDEGSQSETSHAVEEERPPGVKAAKGKNKNVKGEERLSQFQTMWEIKQKDLVYKDRLSKNRILDRLLAKQESLDEVENAVVKKLLAELLN; this is encoded by the coding sequence ATGGATTCCAATCCATACCGGCATGGTAGTAACTTTGTTGATCTCCTTACGAGTCAACAAAGCGTCTTTAGTTTAGTTGAAGAAACTGTCCCTGAAGACACTCCTGCTGAGCGTAAGGAACGCCGGATGTGGACGCCTGTAGAAGATATGGTGCTCATCAGCTCCTGGCTCAACACAAGCAAGGATCCAGTAGTGGGAAATGAGCAACGGTCTGGGGCATTCTGGAATAGGATCGCCGCTTACTTTGCGGCAAGTCCCAAGATTGCAGCCACTGAACACCGAGAATCAACTCATTGCAAGCAGCGTTGGCACAAGATAAATGATCAAGTCAACAAGTTCTGTAGGGCTTTCGAAGCAGCAACCAGACAGAAGACAAGTGGGCAAAACGAGAATGATGTTCTCAACAGAGCTCATGAAATCTTCTTCACCAACCACCGAAAAAAATTTATTCTTGAGCACGCTTGGAAGGAGCTTCGGAATGATCAAAAATGGTGTGCCACTGTTACATCTAAAAACGAAGGAAGCGGTAAAAGGAGGAAGTTAGACGAGGGTTCACAGTCTGAGACTTCACACGCTGTTGAGGAGGAGCGTCCCCCGGGTGTTAAGGCAGCAAAAGGGAAGAACAAGAATGTCAAGGGGGAGGAAAGGCTGTCACAGTTTCAGACTATGTgggaaataaaacaaaaagacttGGTCTACAAGGACAGGCTATCAAAAAATCGGATACTTGACCGTTTACTTGCAAAGCAAGAGTCCTTAGATGAGGTCGAAAATGCTGTTGTGAAAAAGCTCCTAGCTGAGTTGTTGAACTAG
- the LOC106408214 gene encoding respiratory burst oxidase homolog protein D: protein MRRGNSGTDHELGILRGAHSDTNSDNESNASDRSAFSGPLGRPKRTSRKNARFAADLPTRSTSLSDGGVGRGGEDDEYVEITLDIRDDSVAVHSVQQASPGGGTHEDPELTLLTKKTLESNLNNSASLSFFRSTSSRIKNASRELRRVFSRRSAPAARRFDRTSSAAVHALKGLKFIATKTAAWPAVDQRFDKLSLDSNGLLLSSKFWECLGMNKESKDFADQLFRALARRNNISGDAITKEQLRLFWEQISDESFDAKLQVFFDMVDKDEDGRVTEEEVAEIISLSASANQLSNIQKQAKEYAALIMEELDPDNAGYIMIENLEMLLLQAPTQSVRMGDSRILSQMISQKLKPAKETNPLVRWSEKIKYFVLDNWQRLWIMMLWLGICFGLFAYKFIQYRNKAAYDVMGYCVCVAKGGAETLKFNMALILLPVCRNTITWLRNKTKLGVVVPFDDNLNFHKVIASGIVVGGLLHVVAHLACDFPRLLAADEDTYEPMIPFFGEQPESYWWFVKGAEGVTGIIMVVLMAIAFTLATPWFRRNKLNLPNFLKKLTGFNAFWYSHHLFIIVYALLIVHGIKLYLTKTWYQKTTWMYLAVPMLLYASERLLRALRSSIKPVKILKVAVYPGNVLSLHVTKPQGFKYKSGQYMFVNCRAVSPFEWHPFSITSAPGDDYLSVHIRTLGDWTRKLRTVFSEVCKPPTAGKSGLLRADGGDSVAFPTVLIDGPYGAPAQDYKKYDVVLLVGLGIGATPMISILKDIINNMKTDAHDRDIENNNGNGNSKGFRTRKAYFYWVTREQGSFEWFKGIMDEVAELDEEGIIELHNYCTSVYEDGDARVALIAMLQSLQHAKNGVDVVSGTRVKSHFAKPNWRQVYKRIAVQHPDKRIGVFYCGAPAPTKELKNLALDFSRKTTTKFDFHKENF, encoded by the exons ATGAGACGAGGCAATTCAGGAACCGACCATGAACTTGGGATTCTACGGGGAGCCCACTCAGACACTAACTCCGACAACGAAAGCAACGCCAGCGACCGGTCGGCCTTCAGTGGTCCGCTTGGCCGTCCCAAACGCACGTCCAGGAAAAACGCAAGATTCGCTGCGGATCTTCCCACGAGAAGCACCAGCCTCAGCGACGGTGGTGTTGGCCGTGGTGGTGAAGACGATGAGTACGTGGAGATCACGCTAGACATCAGGGACGATTCCGTGGCCGTCCACAGCGTCCAGCAAGCAAGTCCCGGAGGAGGAACTCATGAGGATCCAGAGCTGACACTCCTCACGAAGAAGACGCTTGAAAGCAACCTCAACAACTCCGCCTCACTTTCCTTCTTCCGTAGCACCTCCTCGCGCATCAAGAACGCCTCACGCGAGCTCCGCCGTGTGTTCTCAAGACGGTCTGCCCCCGCTGCGCGACGGTTTGACCGCACGAGCTCCGCCGCCGTCCACGCTCTCAAAGGTCTAAAGTTCATCGCTACCAAAACCGCGGCGTGGCCAGCCGTCGACCAACGGTTCGATAAACTCTCTCTTGACTCCAACGGTCTCTTACTCTCTTCCAAGTTTTGGGAATGCTTAG GAATGAACAAGGAATCAAAAGACTTCGCGGACCAGCTCTTTAGGGCACTAGCTCGCCGTAATAACATCTCTGGAGATGCAATCACCAAGGAACAGCTCAGACTCTTCTGGGAACAGATCTCAGATGAAAGCTTTGATGCCAAACTCCAAGTCTTCTTTGACAT GGTGGACAAAGACGAAGATGGACGAGTAACAGAAGAAGAGGTCGCTGAG ATTATTAGTCTTAGTGCTTCAGCCAACCAGCTCTCGAATATTCAAAAGCAGGCCAAAGAATATGCAGCGCTGATAATGGAAGAGCTGGACCCGGACAATGCTGGCTACATCATG ATCGAAAACTTGGAAATGCTGCTGTTACAAGCGCCAACCCAGTCGGTAAGGATGGGAGACAGTAGAATACTAAGCCAAATGATAAGCCAGAAATTGAAACCGGCTAAAGAGACCAACCCTCTGGTGAGATGGTCGgagaaaatcaaatatttcGTACTTGACAACTGGCAGAGACTCTGGATCATGATGCTATGGCTTGGCATCTGTTTCGGCCTATTCGCTTACAAATTTATTCAGTACCGGAACAAAGCGGCCTATGACGTGATGGGTTATTGCGTTTGTGTCGCCAAAGGAGGCGCAGAGACTCTAAAGTTCAACATGGCTCTCATATTGCTGCCTGTTTGTCGCAACACCATCACTTGGCTAAGGAACAAGACTAAGCTAGGTGTTGTCGTGCCGTTCGATGATAATCTCAACTTCCATAAGGTTATAGCAAGCGGGATTGTGGTCGGCGGTTTGCTCCATGTAGTTGCGCATTTAGCTTGTGATTTCCCGCGTTTACTTGCCGCGGATGAGGATACCTATGAGCCAATGATTCCTTTCTTTGGGGAGCAACCGGAGAGCTATTGGTGGTTCGTGAAGGGTGCGGAAGGTGTGACTGGTATCATAATGGTTGTGTTAATGGCTATAGCTTTTACACTCGCTACGCCTTGGTTCCGTCGTAACAAGCTTAACTTACCTAACTTCCTCAAGAAGCTAACCGGTTTCAATGCCTTTTGGTACTCTCACCATTTGTTCATCATTGTTTATGCTCTTCTCATTGTCCATGGTATCAAGCTCTACCTCACAAAGACTTGGTATCAGAAAACG ACATGGATGTATTTGGCTGTACCAATGCTTCTGTATGCATCAGAGAGGCTGCTTCGTGCCTTAAGATCAAGTATCAAACCGGTTAAGATTCTCaag GTGGCTGTTTATCCGGGTAACGTTTTGTCTCTACACGTGACGAAGCCACAAGGGTTCAAATACAAAAGTGGACAGTACATGTTCGTGAACTGTAGAGCCGTCTCTCCCTTCGAATGGCATCCTTTCTCCATCACATCAGCTCCAGGAGACGACTACCTAAGCGTACACATCCGGACGCTTGGTGACTGGACACGTAAACTCAGGACCGTCTTCTCTGAGGTATGTAAACCTCCCACCGCTGGTAAAAGCGGTCTGCTCAGAGCTGATGGAGGAGACTCCGTTGCGTTCCCAACGGTTCTTATCGACGGTCCCTATGGTGCTCCCGCACAAGACTACAAGAAGTATGACGTGGTACTCCTAGTAGGTCTTGGCATTGGAGCCACGCCGATGATCAGCATCCTTAAGGACATCATCAACAACATGAAAACTGATGCCCACGACAGAGACATCGAGAACAACAATGGTAATGGGAATAGTAAAGGGTTTAGGACGAGGAAGGCTTATTTCTACTGGGTGACTAGAGAGCAAGGATCGTTCGAGTGGTTTAAGGGGATAATGGACGAGGTTGCGGAGCTGGACGAGGAAGGAATCATCGAGCTTCATAATTATTGCACGAGCGTGTACGAGGATGGTGATGCTAGGGTTGCTCTTATTGCCATGCTTCAGTCGTTGCAACACGCTAAGAACGGTGTTGATGTCGTGTCCGGAACACGTGTCAAGTCGCACTTCGCTAAACCTAACTGGAGACAAGTCTACAAGAGGATCGCTGTTCAGCATCCCGACAAACGAATCG GGGTCTTCTATTGTGGGGCACCAGCACCAACTAAGGAACTAAAAAATCTGGCTTTGGATTTCTCTCGAAAGACAACTACCAAGTTTGACTTCCACAAAGAGAACTTCTAA
- the LOC106409170 gene encoding heparan-alpha-glucosaminide N-acetyltransferase-like isoform X3: MNEDRFGFSLMRTELAMYEPIKSTDEGDQWREKKDIESASSLQISSHHRPYLPSDKERLVSLDVFRGLTVALMILVDDVGGIFPAINHSPWDGVTLADFVMPFFLFIVGVSLAFAYKVNLSCKYAATRKALLRSFKLLSLGLFLQGGFIHGLNNLTYGIDIEKIRVMGILQRIAIAYLVAALCEIWFKGNHNVTSELSMIKKYKFHWVVAFVITTTYLFMLYGLYVPDWEYQISTQDQGSTTFLVKCGVRGNTGPGCNAVGMLDRMLLGIHHLYRKPVYARTKQCSIYSPHNGPLPPGAPSWCQAPFDPEGVLSSLMATVTCLVGLHYGHIIIHFKDHKRRLNQWILRSFCLVMLGLALDLFGMHLNKPLYTLSYVCVTAGASGFLFSTIYLMVDVYGYKRASLVLQWMGIHALPIYVLVACNLVFLIIHGFYWKKPTNNLLHLIGIGK, encoded by the exons ATGAATGAAGATAGATTTGGTTTCTCTTTGATGCGGACGGAACTGGCAATGTACGAACCAATCAAAAGCACCGACGAAGGTGATCAATGGCGTGAGAAGAAAGACATTGAGTCCGCTTCCTCTCTCCAGATTTCTTCTCATCACCGCCCTTATCTCCCTTCCGACAAGGAACGATTAGTTTCTCTCGACGTCTTCCGTGGCCTTACCGTCGCC CTGATGATACTTGTGGATGATGTTGGAGGGATCTTCCCAGCTATTAACCATTCACCTTGGGACGGTGTAACGCTTGCTGATTTCGTCATgccttttttccttttcattgtCGGTGTCTCTCTTGCCTTTGCTTATAAGGTG aACTTGTCATGCAAGTATGCTGCAACAAGAAAGGCTTTGCTTCGATCCTTTAAACTCCTTTCACTTGGTCTTTTTCTCCAAG ggGGATTCATTCATGGCCTCAACAACTTAACATATGGAATAGATATAGAGAAAATTAGAGTCATGGGCATATTACAG AGAATAGCGATAGCATACTTAGTTGCAGCACTGTGCGAGATTTGGTTTAAAGGAAACCATAATGTCACCTCAGAGCTATCTATGATCAAGAAATACAAATTTCACTG GGTGGTGGCATTTGTTATTACAACAACATATTTGTTCATGCTATACGGCTTATACGTGCCAGACTGGGAATATCAGATTTCAACACAAGACCAAGGATCAACAACATTCTTG GTGAAATGTGGGGTAAGAGGAAACACTGGACCAGGCTGTAATGCAGTTGGAATGCTTGACCGTATGTTACTAGGGATACATCATCTCTACAGGAAACCTGTATATGCACGGACCAAG CAATGCAGTATATATTCTCCACACAATGGGCCATTACCTCCAGGCGCTCCTTCTTGGTGTCAAGCGCCTTTTGATCCCGAAGGCGTTCTCAG TTCCTTGATGGCCACCGTTACATGCCTAGTGGGTTTGCATTACGGCCATATTATCATCCACTTCAAG GATCACAAAAGGCGTCTGAACCAATGGATTTTACGTTCTTTTTGTCTTGTGATGTTAGGTCTCGCACTTGACCTCTTTG GAATGCATCTAAACAAACCTCTATACACACTGAGTTACGTGTGTGTCACGGCAGGCGCTTCTGGATTTCTGTTCTCCACTATATACCTAAtg GTTGATGTTTATGGATACAAACGAGCAAGTCTTGTGTTACAGTGGATGGGAATACACGCCTTGCCGATCTACGTTCTCGTTGCATGCAATCTTGTCTTTCTAATCATTCATGGGTTCTACTGGAAGAAACCTACTAACAATCTC CTTCATTTGATAGGAATTGGAAAgtga
- the LOC106409170 gene encoding heparan-alpha-glucosaminide N-acetyltransferase-like isoform X2: MNEDRFGFSLMRTELAMYEPIKSTDEGDQWREKKDIESASSLQISSHHRPYLPSDKERLVSLDVFRGLTVALMILVDDVGGIFPAINHSPWDGVTLADFVMPFFLFIVGVSLAFAYKNLSCKYAATRKALLRSFKLLSLGLFLQGGFIHGLNNLTYGIDIEKIRVMGILQRIAIAYLVAALCEIWFKGNHNVTSELSMIKKYKFHWVVAFVITTTYLFMLYGLYVPDWEYQISTQDQGSTTFLNVKVKCGVRGNTGPGCNAVGMLDRMLLGIHHLYRKPVYARTKQCSIYSPHNGPLPPGAPSWCQAPFDPEGVLSSLMATVTCLVGLHYGHIIIHFKDHKRRLNQWILRSFCLVMLGLALDLFGMHLNKPLYTLSYVCVTAGASGFLFSTIYLMVDVYGYKRASLVLQWMGIHALPIYVLVACNLVFLIIHGFYWKKPTNNLLHLIGIGK; the protein is encoded by the exons ATGAATGAAGATAGATTTGGTTTCTCTTTGATGCGGACGGAACTGGCAATGTACGAACCAATCAAAAGCACCGACGAAGGTGATCAATGGCGTGAGAAGAAAGACATTGAGTCCGCTTCCTCTCTCCAGATTTCTTCTCATCACCGCCCTTATCTCCCTTCCGACAAGGAACGATTAGTTTCTCTCGACGTCTTCCGTGGCCTTACCGTCGCC CTGATGATACTTGTGGATGATGTTGGAGGGATCTTCCCAGCTATTAACCATTCACCTTGGGACGGTGTAACGCTTGCTGATTTCGTCATgccttttttccttttcattgtCGGTGTCTCTCTTGCCTTTGCTTATAAG aACTTGTCATGCAAGTATGCTGCAACAAGAAAGGCTTTGCTTCGATCCTTTAAACTCCTTTCACTTGGTCTTTTTCTCCAAG ggGGATTCATTCATGGCCTCAACAACTTAACATATGGAATAGATATAGAGAAAATTAGAGTCATGGGCATATTACAG AGAATAGCGATAGCATACTTAGTTGCAGCACTGTGCGAGATTTGGTTTAAAGGAAACCATAATGTCACCTCAGAGCTATCTATGATCAAGAAATACAAATTTCACTG GGTGGTGGCATTTGTTATTACAACAACATATTTGTTCATGCTATACGGCTTATACGTGCCAGACTGGGAATATCAGATTTCAACACAAGACCAAGGATCAACAACATTCTTG AATGTGAAGGTGAAATGTGGGGTAAGAGGAAACACTGGACCAGGCTGTAATGCAGTTGGAATGCTTGACCGTATGTTACTAGGGATACATCATCTCTACAGGAAACCTGTATATGCACGGACCAAG CAATGCAGTATATATTCTCCACACAATGGGCCATTACCTCCAGGCGCTCCTTCTTGGTGTCAAGCGCCTTTTGATCCCGAAGGCGTTCTCAG TTCCTTGATGGCCACCGTTACATGCCTAGTGGGTTTGCATTACGGCCATATTATCATCCACTTCAAG GATCACAAAAGGCGTCTGAACCAATGGATTTTACGTTCTTTTTGTCTTGTGATGTTAGGTCTCGCACTTGACCTCTTTG GAATGCATCTAAACAAACCTCTATACACACTGAGTTACGTGTGTGTCACGGCAGGCGCTTCTGGATTTCTGTTCTCCACTATATACCTAAtg GTTGATGTTTATGGATACAAACGAGCAAGTCTTGTGTTACAGTGGATGGGAATACACGCCTTGCCGATCTACGTTCTCGTTGCATGCAATCTTGTCTTTCTAATCATTCATGGGTTCTACTGGAAGAAACCTACTAACAATCTC CTTCATTTGATAGGAATTGGAAAgtga
- the LOC106409170 gene encoding heparan-alpha-glucosaminide N-acetyltransferase-like isoform X1, whose translation MNEDRFGFSLMRTELAMYEPIKSTDEGDQWREKKDIESASSLQISSHHRPYLPSDKERLVSLDVFRGLTVALMILVDDVGGIFPAINHSPWDGVTLADFVMPFFLFIVGVSLAFAYKVNLSCKYAATRKALLRSFKLLSLGLFLQGGFIHGLNNLTYGIDIEKIRVMGILQRIAIAYLVAALCEIWFKGNHNVTSELSMIKKYKFHWVVAFVITTTYLFMLYGLYVPDWEYQISTQDQGSTTFLNVKVKCGVRGNTGPGCNAVGMLDRMLLGIHHLYRKPVYARTKQCSIYSPHNGPLPPGAPSWCQAPFDPEGVLSSLMATVTCLVGLHYGHIIIHFKDHKRRLNQWILRSFCLVMLGLALDLFGMHLNKPLYTLSYVCVTAGASGFLFSTIYLMVDVYGYKRASLVLQWMGIHALPIYVLVACNLVFLIIHGFYWKKPTNNLLHLIGIGK comes from the exons ATGAATGAAGATAGATTTGGTTTCTCTTTGATGCGGACGGAACTGGCAATGTACGAACCAATCAAAAGCACCGACGAAGGTGATCAATGGCGTGAGAAGAAAGACATTGAGTCCGCTTCCTCTCTCCAGATTTCTTCTCATCACCGCCCTTATCTCCCTTCCGACAAGGAACGATTAGTTTCTCTCGACGTCTTCCGTGGCCTTACCGTCGCC CTGATGATACTTGTGGATGATGTTGGAGGGATCTTCCCAGCTATTAACCATTCACCTTGGGACGGTGTAACGCTTGCTGATTTCGTCATgccttttttccttttcattgtCGGTGTCTCTCTTGCCTTTGCTTATAAGGTG aACTTGTCATGCAAGTATGCTGCAACAAGAAAGGCTTTGCTTCGATCCTTTAAACTCCTTTCACTTGGTCTTTTTCTCCAAG ggGGATTCATTCATGGCCTCAACAACTTAACATATGGAATAGATATAGAGAAAATTAGAGTCATGGGCATATTACAG AGAATAGCGATAGCATACTTAGTTGCAGCACTGTGCGAGATTTGGTTTAAAGGAAACCATAATGTCACCTCAGAGCTATCTATGATCAAGAAATACAAATTTCACTG GGTGGTGGCATTTGTTATTACAACAACATATTTGTTCATGCTATACGGCTTATACGTGCCAGACTGGGAATATCAGATTTCAACACAAGACCAAGGATCAACAACATTCTTG AATGTGAAGGTGAAATGTGGGGTAAGAGGAAACACTGGACCAGGCTGTAATGCAGTTGGAATGCTTGACCGTATGTTACTAGGGATACATCATCTCTACAGGAAACCTGTATATGCACGGACCAAG CAATGCAGTATATATTCTCCACACAATGGGCCATTACCTCCAGGCGCTCCTTCTTGGTGTCAAGCGCCTTTTGATCCCGAAGGCGTTCTCAG TTCCTTGATGGCCACCGTTACATGCCTAGTGGGTTTGCATTACGGCCATATTATCATCCACTTCAAG GATCACAAAAGGCGTCTGAACCAATGGATTTTACGTTCTTTTTGTCTTGTGATGTTAGGTCTCGCACTTGACCTCTTTG GAATGCATCTAAACAAACCTCTATACACACTGAGTTACGTGTGTGTCACGGCAGGCGCTTCTGGATTTCTGTTCTCCACTATATACCTAAtg GTTGATGTTTATGGATACAAACGAGCAAGTCTTGTGTTACAGTGGATGGGAATACACGCCTTGCCGATCTACGTTCTCGTTGCATGCAATCTTGTCTTTCTAATCATTCATGGGTTCTACTGGAAGAAACCTACTAACAATCTC CTTCATTTGATAGGAATTGGAAAgtga
- the LOC106407223 gene encoding NADH dehydrogenase [ubiquinone] 1 alpha subcomplex subunit 2, with product MAWRGNISKSLKELRILLCQSSPASASTRTFVEKNYKDLKTLNPKFPFLIRECSGIQPQMWARYDMGVERCVNLDGMNESQILKSLEDLVKAGGATKA from the exons aTGGCATGGAGAGGAAACATATCGAAGTCTCTCAAAGAGCTCAGGATTCTCCTCTGTCAATCTTCGCCTGCTAGCGCTTCCACCAG GACGTTCGTGGAGAAGAATtacaaagatttgaagactCTGAACCCTAAGTTCCCTTTCCTGATTCGCGAATGCAGTGGGATCCAGCCTCAGATGTGGGCCAGATATG ATATGGGAGTGGAGAGGTGTGTGAACTTGGACGGTATGAACGAGTCACAGATTCTCAAGTCTCTTGAAGACCTTGTGAAAGCCGGCGGAGCTACAAAAGCCTAA
- the LOC106410576 gene encoding eukaryotic peptide chain release factor subunit 1-1 yields MGDNHGDDKNIEIWKIKKLIKSLEAARGNGTSMISLIMPPRDQVSRVTKMLGDEYGTASNIKSRVNRQSVLGAITSAQQRLKLYNRVPPNGLVLYTGTIVNDEGKEKKVTIDFEPFKPINNTLYLCDNKFHTEALNELLESDDKFGFIVMDGNGTLFGTLSGNTREVLHKFSVDLPKKHGRGGQSALRFARLRMEKRHNYVRKTAELATQYYINPATSQPNVSGLILAGSADFKTELSQSDMFDPRLAAKILNVVDVSYGGENGFNQAIELSSEILANVKFIQEKRLIGKYFEEISQDTGKYVFGVEDTLNALDSGAVETLIVWENLDINRYVLKNSATGETVIKHLNKEQEANTENFKVDNNDLDVEDKMSLLEWLANEYKRFGCALEFVTNKSQEGSQFCRGFGGIGGILRYQLDMTAFDEDLDVYDDDESE; encoded by the coding sequence ATGGGAGACAATCACGGTGACGACAAGAACATTGAGATATGGAAGATTAAGAAGCTCATCAAGTCCCTTGAAGCTGCCAGGGGTAATGGAACCAGCATGATCTCACTCATCATGCCTCCGCGTGATCAGGTCTCTCGTGTCACCAAGATGTTGGGCGATGAGTATGGAACTGCTTCCAACATCAAGAGCAGAGTCAATCGCCAGTCTGTTCTGGGTGCCATCACTTCTGCGCAGCAAAGGCTGAAACTTTACAACAGGGTCCCTCCCAACGGTTTAGTTCTCTACACTGGAACCATTGTCAACGACGAAGGCAAGGAGAAGAAGGTTACAATTGACTTTGAGCCTTTCAAGCCCATCAACAACACTCTCTACCTCTGTGACAACAAGTTTCACACCGAAGCTCTGAATGAACTGCTGGAGTCTGATGACAAGTTTGGTTTCATTGTGATGGACGGGAACGGGACTCTCTTTGGGACTTTGAGCGGTAACACCCGCGAGGTGCTCCACAAGTTCTCTGTTGATCTTCCGAAGAAGCACGGGAGAGGAGGGCAGTCTGCTCTTCGGTTTGCGCGTCTGCGTATGGAGAAGCGTCACAACTACGTGAGGAAAACCGCTGAGCTCGCCACGCAGTACTACATCAACCCTGCGACGAGTCAGCCTAATGTGTCTGGTCTGATTCTCGCCGGTTCAGCCGATTTCAAGACCGAGCTGAGCCAGTCTGACATGTTTGATCCCCGGCTTGCTGCAAAGATACTGAACGTGGTGGATGTATCGTACGGTGGAGAAAACGGTTTCAATCAGGCTATCGAGCTTTCATCTGAGATACTTGCCAACGTGAAGTTCATCCAGGAGAAGCGTTTGATAGGGAAGTACTTTGAGGAGATAAGCCAGGACACGGGGAAGTATGTGTTCGGAGTGGAGGACACTTTGAACGCTTTGGATTCCGGTGCTGTTGAGACGCTAATCGTTTGGGAGAATCTTGACATCAACAGATACGTGTTGAAGAACAGCGCAACTGGTGAAACTGTGATTAAGCATCTGAACAAGGAGCAGGAAGCCAACACTGAGAACTTCAAAGTCGACAATAACGACTTGGACGTGGAGGATAAGATGTCGCTGCTGGAGTGGCTGGCTAACGAGTACAAGCGTTTCGGCTGTGCGCTGGAGTTTGTGACGAACAAGTCGCAGGAAGGGTCTCAGTTTTGCAGAGGGTTTGGAGGAATAGGAGGGATACTTCGTTACCAGCTTGACATGACGGCCTTTGATGAGGATTTGGATgtttatgatgatgatgaatctgAATAG